Part of the Panulirus ornatus isolate Po-2019 chromosome 28, ASM3632096v1, whole genome shotgun sequence genome, gaaagatggagtgaaaaagattttgcagcccagagtttattgatgatgagtttgatatattctattggatctaagttaaagtaccctagatcttccattgataaatcccttaatctAGCAAAGACAATATTTTATAGAGTTGCGCCCAAACcttccactgacaccaagaatcttttagttctcccatatGATAATAATttgactttacttcccatgttgcttaaatcctttagtgtaaatgtttccttcaacagcagtaatactataaagaatttcttgatgaggaattcaccagaaaattttcctggatgcatatataaagtgccatgtagaaatagtgataaattttatattgagcagactggtaaggatctttctgttagacttaagaaacataaatgtagtatctttctgttagacttaagaaacataaatgtagtataagaacgggacaagaatcatgtgccttgtttgatcacgttaaaacctataatcattgtattgactggagtaatgccatctcagttattaactctaactttactaccacgagaaatatcattgaatcttctattattagatacacaaagaaatacagtcttaatactagtgatggtctatacaaattagataactttattgttgataaaatttgtaaaacgataagtttatgaacgctcgttgtctgccttggacaatcgcatttttaccaaatggcgtcctagctttgtctcttcgatgcatatcaactgactgttatatttttctcttgtgtctcccctgacgatttaattattacacgaaagtgcacttgggaacttatcgtgttccattttccccgtggactcatagtaatatattttttgtattatatttctttttattatactttgtcgctgtctcccgcgttagcaaggtagcgcaaggaaacagacgaaagaatggcctaacccccccacgtatacatgtatatacataaacggccatacacgcacatatatatatacctatacatttcaatgtatacatacatatacatacacagacaaatacatacatattcatatacattattcatatttgctgactttattcatttccgtcgccaccccgccacacataaaatggcactccccccccttcccccgcacgcgcgcgaggtagcgctaggaaaagacaagaaaggccacattcgttcacactcagtctctacctgttatgtgtaatgcacagaaaccacagttccctttccacatcaaggccccacaaaactttccatggattaaaagagaagggagcggggggctggaaatcctctcctctcgtttttgatttcccaaaagaagtaacagagagggggccaagtgaggattttccctcaaagactcagtcctctgttcttaacgctacctcgctaacgcgggaaatggtaaataatataaaagtttttaactatgatcattgtattgactggaggaatgacatctcagttattaactctaactgtattactacgagaaatatcattgaatcttctattattgattacacaaagaattataatcttaatattagtgatggtctatacaaattggattaatttgttgttgataaaatttgtaaacaattcaccttgtccagaTAATAGGTTTatggtacgctcgttgtctgtcttggataatcgcatgtttaccaaatggcgtcctagctacgtctcttcgttgtatatcaactgactcttataattctctcttgtgtcttccctcatgaagtgattattacacgagagtgcacttgggaacttatcgtgtttcattttccccttggactcataggataatacgtgatcacgcgcaaaattgtgatcctttccaatatatatatatatatatatatatatatatatatatatatatatatatatatatatatatatatatatatatatatatatatacatatatatatatatatatatatatatatacacacatatatatatatatatatatatatatatatatatatatatatatatatatatatatatatatatatatatatatatataatgaataggggcagacactgtgaattgtgtgcatgggtatatatgatggtgtctgtgtgtgtatatatatatgtgtacattcagatgtataggtatgtatatttgcgtgtgtgggcgtgtgtgtgtgtacattgtgtatgggggtgggttgggccatttctttcgtctgtttccttgcgctacctcgcaaacgcgggagagagcggaaaaaaaaaaaagaaaaaaaaaaaaatatatatatatatatatatatatatatatatatatatatatatatatatataatatatatatatatatatatatgtatatatatatatatatatatatatatatatatatatatatatatatatatatatatatatatatatatatatatatatatattatccctggggataggggagaaagaatacttcccatgtattccctgcgtgtcgtagaagtcgactaaaaggggagggagcgggtggctggaaatcctcccctctcttgcttttttttgattttccaaaagtaggaacagagaagggggtcaggtgaggatattccctctaaggcccagttctctgttcttaacgctacctcgctaacgcgggaaatggcaaatagtatgaaaaaaaaaaaatatatatatatatatatatatatatatatatatatatatatatatatatatatatatatatatatatatatatatatttatatatatatatatatatatatatatatatatatttatatatatatatatatatatatatatatatttaagaaaaaCGCATCTGTCGTCAAACAACTGATGTTGCACTGACATAAtctgtttcccttttaataatgaacATTAATCATACCCGAAGCGTCCTGAAGGTCAGAGATGTATCGATAATCTACATCCAGTTTTCTATCTCCAGGTACGTTTGGCGTGAAGAAAAACTATAAAGGTTTTCTATGCGAGACAAACTCGAGGGCGAACACAAGTGTTGCATAATATCCAGACGAATATTAGATCACTGAGTCCTTATGTAGGTGACGGGGGGAGCGGGGCGTAGCTGCCGTATGGGATATGGAAACTGCAAGTTTTTGCTGACATTATGTGACCTTGACCTGGATAGAACCTGAAAGTTATTACTGTTCATTACTTCGTAATAATGACGTAATCTTAGTAACGCTTGAAATTTTACTAAGgaaattactttctttttttttcttttttgttccagATTGAACAAAAAGGTGAAAGGATTAACtataggaagagaaaagagaacgtCACCTCCCATGTATGCAGGTGTGAGCGGGAGTGTGTAGGGCCCGTGGGTGGGGCCCAAACCGCAGCTGCTATATAACCTGCCACGACGCCTTGTGGGCATCACAACCTCGTTGACCGCCGACCATCATGAAGTGCACCGTGAGTTGGGTTCCTCTTACTTAGGGATGTCTGGTCTCGGGATTAGACCCATGGTTATATAACAATGTTTGTTGTGGTAACAAGAGCTACACACCATAGCTGATAACTGTTGTAGTCGTCCAGGGAATCATAGTAAACTTAAAGATACACTGGCGCTCCAAAAGTATCTTTAAAGATACCTTTAATCTTCCGACACGTAACAAAGTAACAAATATCTTTCATGTctctttataaaaaagaaaataataaaaaaaatgatgtattatTAGCCCTGAGAATATGATTGAAacttctttgttatcttttcatCTCATTTCTCCAGAACTTTTCAATTGTATTCACGGTTTAACATCCTGTATCCTCGACCCTCAGGTGCTCGTTCTCCTGGGTTTGGCCGCCCTGGTCGCCGCCCGCCCCGACTCAGTCTTCGATTTCGACCTGGACGACCTCCACCAAGACATGGACATTGCCGATGACACCAGCATCACTGGCTCTTACACGTAAGTAGACCCGCTCTCGTTTAGTACTGTCCAATGGACACGTTGCGTTATGCTAGGAACATCACAGCTAACTCTTATGATCGGAAATGCTCTTGTTAGAAGTTCACTTGTTCCTGACTAGCACTGGTACTTGTGGTCATTGGTATTCATGTTGAATGTCAATTTCGATCGATAAATCGACGAAGTCTGATGTCACCGCGTTCATGTTCCAGCTGGACTTCCCCTGAGGGCATCGAATACTTCGTCCAGTACATCGCTGACGACGATGGCTTCCGTATTGTGGACTCTAACGCCGTCCCCGTCAGCGGTGCCGGCGTGAAGGCTGACGGTACACAGGGATCCTTCGTGTCCTCTGAGGAACTTGACGACAGAAAGTAAATACTTTCTGAAATCGGACGTTGACATGATGGCCTTTTACTAAACGTTGTCAGAACTGTCAAGTGAGGTTGGAGTGAACCCACATGACGGTTCTGGAAtcttatttatttgtatataatGCAAAACTTTGTGATAATAAAGACAAACATCTGTAAACTCTATTCATTCAGTTACTCTTTTGGACGTTAACTATCACATAACACGAATGGcacccttttttcttttaagaatcaaTTCTACAAACACCTGTGGTGCTCAGATTAGTTtctactttccttttcttttttctttcaaccgAGATTGTCTTGGTTAGGGCATGTTAGCTGCCCTAACCAAGTCGGTCACTATACAAAAGATAAAAATTATCAGAAAGAAAACTGTCGACCTTGGAATCTTGAGATGTCTCGTCTCATGGCCGACGGACGGATTCCTTACCTGGCGACACGAAGTTGTCCGCTTTCGACACCTACACCTTACGACCCTCACTTGCGGTGTCCCGCAAGGCACCAAGATGGGGCCACTCTGCTTCTTCATCCTTATCAGTGGCACTTTGATGGACGATAGAGCACTGATGGAATTTGCAGACTACTTCACCattggcatcactatcaacaataactctcctgacttcagtgcctttcaggacatcatcaacaactTTCAGAAGTCGATGTCGGCCAATGATGTCACCATCAAttacaccaagactgtgatgatggatCTCACTCAGGGTGAAGATAATATCCTGCTCCTTGACGTCTTATGGGTAGTCTGAGACTTCAAACTTTTCGGTGTCACCATAGATGAGGGTTTAAACTGGATGAGTCATTTgagcactatcatcaaatcttcctcgtaCCGTCtctaccttctccgccgacttaGATCACGAGGCATCTCATCATCTGAGTTACGTAATGTCTATACCACATAATTTCTGCCTAAGCTCACCTCTACCTCCCTAGCCCAATCTATTTTCCTTACAGCTACATTGAGGAACCCGTCGAACCTCTCCAACCAACACCGACAGCTCACGCGCCTGTTTGGCAatgaatgtatgaatggaataagtgaatgcactcaaaattacaaaaaaaggAGTGTCATTCGTACATACAcgaggagagcgatcaaggtgtgctcaacctggcaacttctacaccaagaacttcgacgtgtccggcaaatgttgATCAaaaatggatattcaaatactgaatttgatactATTGTGAACAACGTGCTAGAGCAACATTTCCTGGgagacagacaacctcaacgagaaggtcgtgcgagatattgcggccagaaactgcaaagcgattgatgaagacaaggatatcagtctgttaatatactacaacaatccgaaaacatgttctctcgtaatgaacaacaat contains:
- the LOC139757707 gene encoding uncharacterized protein; amino-acid sequence: MKCTVLVLLGLAALVAARPDSVFDFDLDDLHQDMDIADDTSITGSYTWTSPEGIEYFVQYIADDDGFRIVDSNAVPVSGAGVKADGTQGSFVSSEELDDRK